The following are encoded in a window of Anopheles coustani unplaced genomic scaffold, idAnoCousDA_361_x.2 scaffold_36_ctg1, whole genome shotgun sequence genomic DNA:
- the LOC131271287 gene encoding uncharacterized protein LOC131271287 codes for MGASMRPADRVRQDQEVAGQFGVYNYRIQGALCHRIGTLGHRSEQAPRYAQLYFYDSNSVEHSDRMVDARLAYTPNLDRAIVQRIQNILQACNPLAAQFRHAFERICGSENLMLRIHARLPGLDQRRYNQPTVDEVAGIFLCSEQGNPRDVMLQDRDSGYLNRVYETHQLFDAMQYPLLHPHGEVGWTFGIPKQPRRDVRAARRTQRDGHNADDGDQNGENREDIRASSRQVSPREYAAYRLCFRREDMSLIHRGGRLMQQYCVDQCCKIEEQRLKFQRENQAQLRADAYGGLMDLAGPVTVQPGQEPRTLDQIGTRIILSPTFPGGDRYMRAQYQDAKAIVRAIGKPDLFITITFISLLEDLSAGVLGLEIARIHVVEYQKRGLPHAHCLVILAEADKPRSAADYDRLVSAEIPDPANEELHETICKSMMHGPCGSWNPAAPCMKDGVCSKRFPKSFCDETRQTEDGYPMYRRRNNGRTVVVKNVALDNRHVVPYNPWLSHKYNCHINVEVCATISSVKYLYKYVYKGHDRVAVSTTEPVDEIQQYVDKRYISASQAVSTIFGFEVQAKTVTVVQLPIHLENRQSVVFRDTETVDEVLERGHHTMLTRFFQLAANDSQARRLTYQDIPAYYRYAKPSATQRLSWHEGTGKQWIRRIQQNGIVVGRMVYCPISDMERYCLRLLLCYRNGPTSFEDLRTVSSSVCGSFQEAAARSGLLHDESEWDRSLQEAVSFQMPSQLRHLFALILSEGKPLNPHSLWEAYADHLCEDYHRQHRERYTVDDSEQNRLLRAAEHFWALRSIDQYLRGTTPPKTLETFPSMPQLAQFSHLPAELLQFDRATNANVLIDAERSYNITELDRTLRNVDRLNAEQRAVYNTITEAVDRSSQTEQTGERAADEESGSLYFLDGPGGTGKSFLLETILAYTRRQTKIALASASSGIAALLLTGGKTVHSTFKLPLILDENSHCNIPAQSQLADLMRQATLIVWDEASMSSRYALEAVDRTLQDIVGVRRPFGGKVMLLCGDFRQILPIVPRGTDAQVVQHCIKRSPLWYLFRVLRLRVNMRVQTAPNARDSDDIQEFADFLLRIGEGRHQTLPGLDATFAKLPRDMMQPRTGNQQSDVLSLIDHVYPDLGRQYQHSGFFTDRAILSPRNVDVTAINNSVLEGITEPEEVYLSVDTLVNSEEQDTLMLPTEFLNSLNMSGIPVHRLRLKRYTPVLLLRNLNTERGLCNGTRLQIVSLRPHCLHARILTGKRQGEDVLLPRIFCDSNDATLPFQIRRKQFPVQVCFAMTIYKAQGQSLHHLGLYLPTEARKCKEGTSSAEEKESTQVQKEGEKSQNESARQVQ; via the exons ATGGGGGCATCGATGCGTCCAGCGGATCGTGTGCGACAGGACCAAGAAGTCGCTGGCCAGTTCGGGGTATATAACTACCGAATTCAGGGCGCACTTTGTCATCgcatcggtacacttggccaTCGTTCGGAGCAAGCGCCGAGGTACGCGCAGCTCTATTTTTACGACTCTAACAGCGTGGAACATAGTGATCGAATGGTGGACGCGCGTCTGGCATACACTCCGAACCTGGATCGAGCAATAGTCCAACGCATCCAAAACATCCTGCAAGCATGCAACCCGCTTGCCGCCCAGTTTCGCCATGCATTCGAGCGGATATGCGGATCGGAGAATTTGATGCTGCGCATACACGCACGATTGCCTGGGCTTGACCAGCGCCGCTACAACCAGCCTACCGTAGACGAGGTCGCTGGTATTTTTCTCTGCTCCGAGCAAGGTAATCCACGTGATGTTATGCTGCAAGATCGTGACTCCGGATATCTCAACCGGGTATACGAGACGCATCAGCTGTTCGACGCCATGCAGTATCCGCTCCTGCATCCACACGGCGAAGTTGGATGGACGTTTGGCATACCAAAACAGCCAAGACGCGACGTACGCGCTGCACGACGGACCCAGCGTGACGGCCACAACGCGGATGACGGTGACCAGAACGGTGAAAATCGCGAAGATATCCGGGCATCATCGAGGCAAGTTTCTCCCCGCGAATATGCCGCGTATCGGCTGTGTTTTCGGCGAGAGGATATGTCCCTCATTCACCGTGGCGGCCGGCTTATGCAGCAATACTGCGTGGACCAATGTTGTAAGATCGAGGAGCAGCGCTTGAAGTTCCAGCGAGAAAATCAGGCGCAGCTACGTGCCGATGCCTACGGTGGGCTAATGGATTTGGCCGGCCCAGTCACCGTACAGCCAGGACAGGAACCACGCACACTGGATCAGATAGGTACGCGTATTATCCTATCTCCCACGTTCCCCGGCGGCGACCGATACATGCGCGCTCAGTATCAGGACGCAAAGGCCATCGTACGGGCGATCGGAAAACCCGACCTCTTTATCACGATCACGT TTATTTCCCTGCTGGAGGACCTGTCGGCCGGAGTGCTTGGCCTCGAAATAGCGCGAATCCACGTGGTAGAGTACCAGAAGCGTGGTCTTCCGCACGCACACTGCCTGGTGATTCTTGCTGAAGCCGACAAGCCACGGTCAGCGGCGGACTACGACAGACTGGTGTCGGCCGAAATTCCGGATCCTGCCAACGAAGAGCTCCACGAAACCATCTGCAAGTCGATGATGCACGGACCATGCGGTAGCTGGAATCCGGCTGCTCCTTGCATGAAAGATGGTGTGTGCTCGAAACGGTTTCCCAAGTCGTTTTGCGATGAAACGCGGCAAACGGAGGACGGGTATCCGATGTACCGACGGCGAAACAATGGCCGGACCGTTGTCGTCAAAAACGTCGCGCTGGACAACCGCCACGTAGTGCCGTACAACCCGTGGCTGTCGCATAAATATAATTGCCACATAAACGTAGAGGTGTGCGCGACCATCAGCAGCGTGAAGTACCTTTATAAGTACGTGTATAAAGGACACGACCGGGTCGCCGTTTCTACTACCGAGCCAGTGGACGAGATACAGCAGTATGTCGACAAGCGGTACATTTCCGCGTCGCAGGCTGTCTCGACGATCTTCGGGTTCGAGGTTCAGGCCAAAACGGTGACCGTCGTTCAGCTTCCAATACACCTCGAGAACAGGCAAAGCGTGGTATTTCGCGACACCGAAACCGTGGATGAGGTGCTCGAGCGCGGCCACCATACTATGCTGACACGGTTTTTCCAGCTAGCGGCCAACGATTCTCAGGCGCGCAGGCTGACGTATCAAGACATCCCGGCCTACTACCGATACGCAAAACCGTCAGCTACACAGCGGCTGTCGTGGCACGAAGGCACGGGCAAACAGTGGATCCGCCGTATCCAACAGAACGGTATCGTTGTTGGTCGAATGGTCTACTGCCCCATCTCGGATATGGAACGTTACTGTCTGCGATTGCTGCTCTGCTACCGTAACGGTCCGACTTCCTTCGAAGATTTGCGCACTGTAAGCAGTTCCGTGTGTGGTTCCTTCCAGGAGGCAGCCGCCAGGTCCGGGCTGCTGCATGATGAATCGGAGTGGGATCGGTCGCTCCAGGAAGCGGTATCATTCCAGATGCCATCCCAGCTGCGTCACCTGTTTGCCCTGATATTATCGGAGGGTAAGCCGCTAAACCCTCACAGCCTGTGGGAAGCATACGCCGATCATCTGTGCGAGGACTACCATCGGCAACATCGAGAGCGCTACACGGTGGACGATTCCGAGCAAAATCGCCTTTTGCGTGCGGCGGAACACTTCTGGGCTTTGCGGTCGATTGACCAGTATCTACGTGGGACGACGCCGCCGAAGACTCTGGAAACGTTTCCCAGTATGCCACAGCTGGCTCAGTTTTCCCACCTTCCGGCCGAGTTGCTGCAGTTCGACCGAGCGACCAACGCGAACGTTTTAATCGATGCAGAACGCTCTTACAACATCACGGAGTTGGATAGAACGCTTCGTAACGTGGACCGGTTGAATGCAGAACAGCGTGCGGTGTACAACACCATCACTGAAGCGGTTGATCGGAGCAGTCAAACGGAGCAGACCGGAGAACGTGCGGCAGACGAGGAAAGTGGAAGCCTATACTTCCTGGATGGACCCGGTGGCACTGGGAAGTCGTTTCTGCTCGAGACCATCCTGGCTTACACCCGACGTCAGACGAAGATTGCTCTCGCATCAGCCTCCAGTGGAATCGCCGCATTGCTTCTCACTGGTGGGAAAACAGTGCACTCGACCTTCAAGCTTCCTCTAATTTTGGACGAAAATTCCCATTGCAACATACCCGCCCAGTCGCAGCTGGCTGACCTAATGCGACAGGCGACTCTGATCGTGTGGGACGAAGCGTCCATGAGCAGCCGGTATGCGCTCGAGGCCGTGGACCGCACGCTCCAGGACATCGTTGGAGTACGTCGTCCATTCGGAGGGAAAGTTATGTTGCTGTGTGGGGATTTTCGCCAAATCCTACCGATCGTGCCAAGAGGAACGGATGCGCAAGTGGTGCAGCACTGCATCAAACGGAGTCCGCTATGGTACCTCTTCCGTGTGTTGCGGTTGCGGGTGAACATGCGCGTCCAAACGGCTCCGAACGCACGGGATTCAGATGATATTCAGGAGTTTGCCGATTTTCTGCTTCGCATCGGAGAGGGTCGGCATCAAACGCTTCCGGGATTGGACGCCACCTTCGCCAAGCTGCCACGTGACATGATGCAGCCCCGAACAGGCAATCAGCAGAGCGACGTTCTATCGCTGATCGATCACGTCTACCCAGATCTTGGTCGGCAATATCAGCACTCCGGATTTTTTACCGACCGAGCTATCCTGTCACCGCGGAACGTCGACGTGACCGCAATCAACAATAGCGTGTTGGAAGGGATAACGGAACCGGAAGAAGTGTATCTGTCTGTCGATACATTAGTCAATAGCGAGGAACAAGATACGCTAATGCTGCCGACCGAATTTCTAAACTCGCTGAATATGAGCGGCATTCCGGTGCATAGGTTACGGTTGAAGCGGTATACGCCGGTACTACTTCTCCGTAATCTCAACACCGAGCGTGGATTGTGCAACGGAACGCGGCTGCAGATCGTGTCACTTAGACCGCACTGCCTACATGCACGGATTCTGACGGGCAAGCGGCAGGGTGAAGACGTATTGTTGCCCCGTATCTTCTGCGACAGCAATGATGCGACCTTGCCGTTTCAGATCCGCCGTAAGCAATTTCCGGTGCAAGTGTGCTTCGCGATGACAATCTACAAGGCACAAGGTCAGTCGCTTCACCACCTCGGACTTTACCTGCCCACCGAA
- the LOC131271288 gene encoding uncharacterized protein LOC131271288 has translation MSRYTTPPDETPEERKKRLKRKRQTECYHRRRTTGTVSPAPTAASTGMVGSHSVTLGDVAPAACNSTPTLLPPPPPQLNVPVLSPSSHREASNIEAASVPTSSLPPPPAPQPLVPSSISSSSSHLESRIQDISPMPAWMARYATPPDETPDERKNRLRRKRQTECYHRRRATGTVSPAPTAASTGSVGSHSVAVGVVEPTNGIPVSTLLPAPPPPNPLIPSSSSHHEARNIEAASNPVLSLPLLPAPQPPVPSSSSSSFHAQDTSSTPAWMSRYTTPPDETPDERKKRLKRKRQTECYHRRRAAGTVSPAPTAASTRSVGSHSVPVGVVEPTNGIPVSTLLPAPPPPNSPIPSPSSHHEARNIEAASNPVLSLPLLPAPQPPVPSSSSSSFHAQDTSSTPAWMSRYTTPPDETPDERKKRLKRKRQTECYHRRRAAGTVSPAPTAASTRSVGSHSVPVGVVEPTNGIPVSTLLPAPPPPNSPIPSPSSHHEARNIEAASNPVLSLPLLPAPQPPVPSSSSSSFHAQDTSSTPAWMSRYTTPPDETPDERKKRLKRKRQTECYHRRRAAGTVSPAPTAASTGSVGSHSVAVGVVEPTNGIPVSTLLPAPPPPNPLIPSSSSHHEARNIEAASNPVLSLPLLPAPQPPVPSSSSSSFHAQDTSSTPAWMSRYTTPPDETPDERKKRLKRKRQTISTQHQHFYHHHHHHHHHHSRMSQYHRHHRTVKPAT, from the coding sequence ATGTCTCGATATACCACACCACCGGATGAGACTcctgaagaaagaaaaaagcggCTAAAACGGAAGCGACAAACGGAGTGTTACCACCGTCGACGAACCACCGGAACAGTCTCGCCGGCACCTACAGCGGCCTCAACGGGAATGGTTGGTAGTCACAGTGTGACCTTGGGAGATGTGGCACCAGCCGCTTGCAACTCAACACCAACActtctaccaccaccacccccacagCTGAATGTCCCAGTACTATCGCCATCATCGCACCGTGAAGCCAGCAACATAGAAGCTGCATCCGTCCCAACATCGtcacttccaccaccaccagcaccgcaACCACTGGTACCATCATcaatatcatcatcatcatcgcaccTTGAATCCCGTATCCAAGACATCTCACCTATGCCTGCCTGGATGGCTCGATATGCCACTCCTCCAGATGAGACTcctgatgaaagaaaaaatcggctaagacGAAAGCGACAAACGGAGTGTTACCACCGTCGACGAGCCACTGGAACAGTCTCGCCGGCACCTACAGCGGCCTCGACGGGATCGGTTGGCAGTCACAGTGTGGCCGTGGGAGTTGTGGAGCCTACCAATGGCATCCCAGTATCAACACTtctaccagcaccaccaccgccgaatCCCCTAataccatcatcttcatcgcACCATGAAGCCCGCAATATAGAAGCAGCGTCCAACCCAGTATTGTCACTTCCTCTACTACCAGCACCACAACCACCtgtaccatcatcatcgtcatcatcgttccATGCTCAAGATACCTCATCCACGCCAGCCTGGATGTCTCGatacaccacaccaccggatGAGACTcctgatgaaagaaaaaagcggCTAAAACGGAAGCGACAAACGGAGTGTTACCACCGTCGACGAGCCGCCGGAACAGTCTCGCCGGCACCTACAGCGGCCTCTACGAGATCGGTTGGTAGTCACAGTGTGCCCGTGGGAGTTGTGGAGCCTACCAATGGCATCCCAGTATCAACACTtctaccagcaccaccaccgccgaatAGCCCAATACCATCACCTTCATCGCACCATGAAGCCCGCAATATAGAAGCAGCGTCCAACCCAGTATTGTCACTTCCTCTACTACCAGCACCACAACCACCtgtaccatcatcatcgtcatcatcgttccATGCTCAAGATACCTCATCCACGCCAGCCTGGATGTCTCGatacaccacaccaccggatGAGACTcctgatgaaagaaaaaagcggCTAAAACGGAAGCGACAAACGGAGTGTTACCACCGTCGACGAGCCGCCGGAACAGTCTCGCCGGCACCTACAGCGGCCTCTACGAGATCGGTTGGTAGTCACAGTGTGCCCGTGGGAGTTGTGGAGCCTACCAATGGCATCCCAGTATCAACACTtctaccagcaccaccaccgccgaatAGCCCAATACCATCACCTTCATCGCACCATGAAGCCCGCAATATAGAAGCAGCGTCCAACCCAGTATTGTCACTTCCTCTACTACCAGCACCACAACCACCtgtaccatcatcatcgtcatcatcgttccATGCTCAAGATACCTCATCCACGCCAGCCTGGATGTCTCGatacaccacaccaccggatGAGACTcctgatgaaagaaaaaagcggCTAAAACGGAAGCGACAAACGGAGTGTTACCACCGTCGACGAGCCGCCGGAACAGTCTCGCCGGCACCTACAGCGGCCTCGACAGGATCGGTTGGCAGTCACAGTGTGGCCGTGGGAGTTGTGGAGCCTACCAATGGCATCCCAGTATCAACACTtctaccagcaccaccaccgccgaatCCCCTAataccatcatcttcatcgcACCATGAAGCCCGCAATATAGAAGCAGCGTCCAACCCAGTATTGTCACTTCCTCTACTACCAGCACCACAACCACCtgtaccatcatcatcgtcatcatcgttccATGCTCAAGATACCTCATCCACGCCAGCCTGGATGTCTCGatacaccacaccaccggatGAGACTcctgatgaaagaaaaaagcggCTAAAACGGAAGCGACAAACGATTTCAACTCAACACCAACActtctaccaccaccaccaccaccaccaccaccaccacagccGAATGTCCCAGtaccatcgccatcatcgcaCCGTGAAGCCAGCAACATAG